From Solanum lycopersicum chromosome 8, SLM_r2.1, the proteins below share one genomic window:
- the LOC101266052 gene encoding pentatricopeptide repeat-containing protein At1g77405, which yields MDQAMAAIIRNRPFESSIPQSIWTVETVSQVLRSIPRFLFQSPRSIGRQNGFRHRTPLKQRNLKQELHNARKGVLILGPAAHRDVQKVQLGLEKALEFFHWVETRCGFTHNELTCREMSLVLAKGSCNSKFLWEFLRRMSRRGLLTTPTVTCLIKCLGEEGLVNEALTTFYRMKQFHCMPDVYAYNTLIFALCRVGNFKKAKFLMEQMELPGFRCPPDVFTYTILISSYCRYGTETGCRKAIRRRIWEANHLFRIMLFKGFVPDVVTYNCLINGCCKTNRIERALELLDDMVKRGVVPNRITYNSFIRYYSVTNEIDKAIEMLRRMQGMNHGVVLPCNSSYTPIIHAMCETGRVVEARDLLVEVAEQGSIPREYTYKLVRDALESSGKIDLLDEELCTRLEDGIKGRIRQVMKVKPLLQHQTVSSH from the coding sequence ATGGATCAAGCTATGGCTGCTATTATCAGAAATCGGCCATTTGAGTCTTCAATTCCCCAATCCATTTGGACTGTAGAAACAGTTTCTCAAGTCTTGAGATCAATCCCCAGATTCCTCTTCCAATCCCCAAGATCCATTGGCCGACAAAATGGGTTTCGCCACCGTACCCCATTAAAGCAGAGAAACCTAAAACAAGAGTTACATAACGCTCGGAAGGGAGTACTCATTCTCGGACCGGCTGCTCATAGAGATGTTCAAAAGGTGCAATTAGGATTGGAGAAAGCATTGGAATTTTTCCATTGGGTTGAGACCCGCTGTGGGTTTACTCACAATGAGCTCACTTGTAGAGAAATGTCTCTTGTTCTTGCCAAAGGGTCGTGTAATTCGAAGTTTCTTTGGGAATTTCTCAGAAGAATGTCGAGAAGAGGGCTTTTGACGACACCGACTGTTACGTGTTTGATAAAATGCCTAGGAGAAGAAGGGTTGGTAAATGAAGCATTGACTACTTTCTACAGAATGAAGCAATTTCACTGTATGCCTGATGTTTATGCTTACAACACACTCATATTTGCTCTTTGTAGAGTTGGGAATTTCAAAAAAGCTAAGTTCTTGATGGAGCAAATGGAGTTGCCTGGTTTTAGGTGTCCACCCGATGTCTTTACTTACACAATCTTGATTAGCTCTTATTGTAGATATGGTACGGAGACTGGCTGTAGAAAAGCTATTAGACGGAGAATATGGGAGGCAAATCACTTGTTTCGCATCATGCTATTCAAAGGATTTGTTCCTGATGTAGTAACTTATAATTGTTTGATCAATGGATGCTGCAAAACTAATAGGATAGAGAGAGCATTGGAGTTGTTGGATGATATGGTGAAAAGAGGGGTTGTGCCTAATCGAATTACATATAATTCTTTCATTAGGTATTATAGTGTTACAAATGAGATTGATAAGGCTATTGAAATGCTGAGAAGAATGCAAGGAATGAATCATGGAGTAGTACTACCATGTAACAGTTCGTATACACCGATAATTCATGCTATGTGTGAAACTGGTAGGGTGGTGGAGGCAAGAGATCTTCTTGTTGAAGTGGCTGAACAAGGTTCAATTCCAAGAGAATATACTTATAAACTAGTTCGTGATGCTTTAGAATCTTCTGGGAAGATTGATTTGCTTGATGAAGAATTGTGTACAAGATTAGAAGATGGTATTAAAGGTAGGATTAGACAAGTGATGAAAGTTAAACCTTTGTTGCAGCATCAAACTGTTTCATCGCAttaa